A portion of the Oncorhynchus clarkii lewisi isolate Uvic-CL-2024 chromosome 27, UVic_Ocla_1.0, whole genome shotgun sequence genome contains these proteins:
- the LOC139386070 gene encoding sialate:O-sulfotransferase 1-like: MAKPLYRLQRFLRRTQLFLLFLGVAYIMAGSVLLLQRANLVVTQRGATSPPLSSLPSLPSPPWALGMPPVRVGGYGGRSSQIMSRGQGYQPGSLLDNRTGARWLMSRNLEIRHLRRRWFHSLMTEKDMSHVERSTPRRNVPQKGSYMGCFLDNSKERALRGSVSTDFRKMTSTMCQDTCSASGYQFAGMEYGSECYCGNHITSLRVRDEECNLDCKGEKGSPCGGVGRLSVFTVEDLLPGQRRYRNVRYRGCFREPDNSSSTSLVHVLQPNLTSQSCIEACINKEFPLAMLRSSDCFCGYATPDFTLHEPAEEEHCSQSNTTEASLPSTLQRFYQVYQTPVQDSRCTERKFLPEKSSSLVALSSFPGAGNTWVRHLIELATGYYTGSYYFDGTLYNRGFKGEKDYWKSGRTICVKTHESGRREIEMYDSVILLIRSPYRSLMAEFNRKCAGHLGYASDHHWKTKEWPEFVGSYASWWASHVLDWLRFGRRVLVVHFEELQTTLVPQLRSITSFLNTTVTEDRLLCAESNQDGHFKRSGVRLPTFDPFTPDMRGLIDGLIHAVDQALRDSNHTGLPLEYLPR; this comes from the exons ATGGCCAAGCCCCTCTACAGACTGCAGCGTTTCCTCCGGAGGACCCAGTTGTTCCTGCTCTTCCTAGGTGTGGCCTACATCATGGCTGGGAGCGTCCTGCTGCTCCAACGGGCCAACCTGGTGGTGACCCAGCGAGGGGCCACCAGCCCTCCACTGTCCTCCCTGCCCTCCTTACCCTCACCACCCTGGGCCCTGGGGATGCCACCCGTGAGGGTAGGAGGCTACGGGGGCAGGAGCTCACAGATCATGTCCAGGGGACAGGGGTACCAGCCTGGGAGCCTGTTGGACAACAGGACTGGAGCACGCTGGCTCATGTCGAGGAATCTGGAGATCCGACACCTGCGGCGGCGCTGGTTCCACAGCCTGATGACGGAGAAGGATATGTCACATGTGGAGAGGAGCACCCCCAGGAGGAATGTGCCTCAAAAAG GTTCTTACATGGGCTGCTTCCTGGACAATTCCAAGGAGCGGGCTTTGAGAGGATCTGTATCCACTGATTTCCGCAAAATGACCAGCACCATGTGCCAGGATACCTGCTCAGCGAG TGGCTACCAGTTTGCTGGTATGGAGTATGGGTCGGAGTGTTACTGTGGCAACCACATCACCAGCCTGCGTGTGAGAGACGAGGAGTGTAACTTGGACTGTAAAGGGGAGAAAGGCTCCCCCTGTGGAGGTGTTGGGCGCCTGTCAGTGTTCACGGTGGAGGATCTGCTTCCAGGCCAGAGGAGAT ACAGGAACGTGCGCTACCGCGGCTGCTTCAGGGAGCCTGACAACAGCTCCTCTACATCTCTGGTCCATGTGCTCCAGCCCAACCTTACCTCCCAGTCCTGCATAGAGGCCTGCATTAACAAG GAGTTTCCTCTGGCTATGCTGAGGAGTTCGGACTGTTTCTGTGGTTACGCTACTCCTGACTTCACTCTCCATGAGCCGGCTGAGGAGGAGCACTGTTCACAGAGCAACACCACTGAGGCCTCCTTACCATCAACCCTCCAGCGCTTCTACCAGGTCTACCAGACACCTGTCCAAG ACTCCAGATGCACAGAGAGGAAGTTCCTACCGGAGAAGTCCAGTTCATTGGTAGCGCTCTCCAGCTTCCCAGGAGCAGGCAACACCTGGGTCAGACACCTCATAGAGTTGGCCACAGGATACTACACAGGCAGCTACTACTTTGATGGAACCCTTTACAACAGAG GCTTCAAAGGCGAGAAGGATTACTGGAAGAGTGGTCGGACCATCTGTGTGAAAACACatgagagtgggaggagagagatagagatgtacGACTCTGTCATCCTGCTGATCAGGAGCCCGTACCGTTCCCTCATGGCTGAGTTCAACAGGAAGTGTGCAGGACATCTGGGATACGCCTCTGATCATCACTGGAAGACCAAAG AGTGGCCTGAGTTTGTAGGCAGCTACGCCTCCTGGTGGGCGTCGCACGTTCTGGACTGGCTGCGGTTCGGCCGGCGGGTCCTAGTGGTCCACTTTGAGGAACTCCAGACAACGTTGGTGCCCCAGCTACGATCCATCACCTCCTTCCTCAACACCACAGTGACCGAGGACAGACTGCTGTGTGCTGAGAGCAACCAGGATGGACACTTCAAACGTTCCGGGGTCCGGCTGCCCACCTTCGACCCCTTCACACCCGACATGAGAGGACTGATAGATGGACTGATCCATGCGGTGGACCAGGCTCTCCGGGACAGCAACCACACAGGCCTTCCACTGGAGTACCTGCCCAGATGA